A window from Primulina huaijiensis isolate GDHJ02 chromosome 13, ASM1229523v2, whole genome shotgun sequence encodes these proteins:
- the LOC140956268 gene encoding protein EARLY RESPONSIVE TO DEHYDRATION 15-like, producing the protein MALVSGRRSSLNPNAQPFIPAAVRQVEDFSPEWWNLVNTSTWFHDYWISQQQGEDDFAENDGFVGDDVIELLPDNIDLGVDEDALNMEAQFEEFLQLAESGHGKKAIKGVSENGFISNSEALVKSFGMPKERDLKSPREPMRFWEKTAKHVSPKHSPRFIQQPR; encoded by the exons ATGGCTTTAGTATCTGGAAGAAGGTCATCACTCAATCCAAATGCACAACCTTTCATCCCAGCCGCGGTGCGGCAAGTGGAGGATTTCTCACCCGAGTGGTGGAACCTTGTGAACACATCGACTTGGTTCCATGACTACTGGATCAGTCAACAACAAGGAGAAGATGATTTCGCGGAGAATGATGGTTTCGTCGGGGACGATGTCATTGAATTGTTGCCTGATAACATTGACCTGGGTGTGGATGAAGATGCACTAAACATGGAAGCGCAGTTTGAGGAATTTCTCCAATTGGCCGAGTCTGGTCATGGGAAAAAAGCGATCAAGGGAGTGTCTGAAAATG GTTTCATATCAAACTCGGAGGCGCTTGTGAAGAGTTTCGGCATGCCCAAAGAGAGAGACCTGAAGTCCCCGAGGGAGCCAATGAGGTTCTGGGAAAAAACAGCCAAGCATGTTAGCCCGAAACATAGCCCTCGATTCATTCAGCAGCCTCGCTGA